Part of the Bacillus rossius redtenbacheri isolate Brsri chromosome 9 unlocalized genomic scaffold, Brsri_v3 Brsri_v3_scf9_2, whole genome shotgun sequence genome is shown below.
TCGTGGGCGCCGGGGCGGAAGTCCCTGGTGGTTCGGCGCCCGCCGTGACGCCTGGGGTCGCGACGGAGCGACGTCGCTGTCGTGAGGGGCTTGCGCCACGACCACCAACATGAACCTGCGAGGAGTCCGCCGCCACAGCGCTCGTCTTGACGCGTGGTCACGTACTGCGCTTGCGTACACATCAACTATTTCACAACTCTGATATTGTCTTACTCTGGGAATAACaacaattatttacattataattatgtgttttatttttgacgtgacgtctaataaatcgatgaactctgctgcacgcatgaaaaagtgtcctgttacgcacattgttccgttacgctgtcccgttacgcacatttttccgttacgctgtgtcccgtggcgctcattgtacgcttgcgccgcatctctctctcttccactcgactgtttttaaaatgaagtgaaaagttaatgtggttttcattgcttattacaacaacaatttcggcaataaaggttaattattattgcattttaaaaatctgattactagtttgatttcaagtatttattcttgtattattaaaataaaaattattcaattttattcataaagtatgcaataatttcatcaatgttttgttatgacgtcacgttaaactatcgtccgtagaccgactttacagacaaccaatttttactttatttatctATTAAATTTTACCAGTTTTAACCAGTTCTCCTATTTATTAATCATTGCTGTGTTCAATTATTTAGGTATTTAATGTTACTTTTATTTACTTACTGAATTAAATTAGTTGGTTATTTCCTtcaatttttttgtgttcaaCTCGACGAATCACGCACGCAGTCCTATCTTTAGTTTTTATTATCtataatatacttttttaatatccgataattatgtatttatttccgTAAAAAGTGATTTAACTTTCATGTTAATGTGTTTTTAGTTTAAGGTGGGCGGGAGGGGCATTATTATGGGGGAAGGTGGTATTATCTATGGCTTGCGAGAGGTTAGATTCTAAACGAATAGCTACTCCACCAGtattatattttcataatttaaagtttattatttataattatatcttATAATGTATTATGTGTTACGGGGATGATTGAGCAAGACATGgagattttagttattttatacgGTTACATAGTTCCAGCAGATTTGACACTATTCATTACATAGTACaggttattaattataattagagccacggaattttcgcgcattcatttagtcgcaagctagaatgcaaacttccacactgtcgcactgtgttaatgattggaccgcagttatctggacacgcccctctacgaccgtgagccaatgatgcccagctaggggagaagtaagcgaatcaggtagtgccaaataacaaggataaaaaggtTCTCgccaagaaatcaaccaatgggaaagtaaacatgggtcgagcacacctataactttgaattctatcctgaggccagaggaatccgcgaaatttccaggaCTCTTAATTATAATAAAGGATACGGGGCAGTAAGGAGTTGCTAGAGTATTGATATATGAACCTCGCTGAGTTTGCGCCGTGCCCGCACCGTGGTGACTACCTGCCGGCGGAGCTGAGACGTCAGAGCGAACGGCGAACGACACGTCCCGTCCAGGGTTCGATGCTCGGCAGCCATCTTGCTCGGGACCACCCAGCGCCCCGACGCTCTCTGGCGCCGGGCGTCGGCGTGGCTCGACGCCTCACCTCTGGACGACGAAGGCGGCAGGCGGACCACCAGGAATGGATGCGGGCTGGTAATACCTTATTTTCATTCTTTGCTTTATTTCCCCCGCTCGTAGCAGTGTTTACGAAAGAGCTCCAAGAGCTGGAGCGTTTGAACCCAACTGTTGGTGGTGGGATCGTGTAATTTACACGAGTGGTTATCTTGCTCAATAGGTGATACTTGACTTgtcaaaccttttaaaaaaaaacaggaatggAAGCCCCTGTCTTCACCTGGTTCCTCTCATTTTAGAACCTCGAGGAGAGTTTTCCGTCGGCAGTGTCTTGCAGTTTCCCAGCTCTCTTGCCCTCGGCTGAGGAATGTCGCCGACTTCTCTTGCGACACAAGACCGCTGCGTTGCGCTTAACTGTTGCGACGGACTCCTTGCAGGTGTTTTATTGCTCCTCGTGTTGATTATTGTGACGTTAAACCCCTCATATCAACGCTAGGCCAAACAACAAAATAACGCGTTGTTATGAACATTCGGTTCTCACCCAAGCGACGCACAAGAATGGtctattaaataacaaaaatgatTCTTGCCactttaaaaacacacaaaaaacatgCGATGGCAATCAAACGattgcttggttttttttttctcaccgtGCGtgaacatcatttaaaatatatcgcaaaaaaaaaacaccttaagAAATGGTTTTAGAAATGCACCAGCTCAATCATATTTCGAAAACCAAATTCTGATTTTCATTTCGGTAACTTCGCGCCTGCAACGCgatgtaaaaagaaaatatttataatcagGGAAGTCTGTCGTGTCCTCCGTTTATTTCACGCTGACGTCACGGATGTGATTGGTTGGAACAATATTCGCGTCCGTCGCAACGCGTCCTTCCCGCTAATTTGAATCCAGCGAAATCTTGAAAAATCGCTGTCGCCTCAGGCAACACCGCCTCAGGCAACACCGCCTCAGGCAACACCGCCTCAGGCAACACCGCCTCAGGCAACACCGCCTCAGGCAACACCGCCTCAGGCAACACCGCCTCAGGCAACACCGCCTCAGGCAACACCGCCTCAGGCCACACCGCCTCAGGCCACACCGCCTCAGGCCACACCGCCTCAGGCCACACCGCCTCAGGCCACACCGCCTCAGGCCACACCGCCTCAGGCCACACCGCCTCAGGCCACACCCCCTCAGGCCACACCCCCTCAGGCCACACCCCCTCAGGCCACACCCCCTCAGGCCACACCCCCTCAGGCCACACCCCCTCAGGCCACACCCCCTCAGGCCACACCGCCTCAGGCCACACCGCCTCAGGCCACACCGCCTCAGGCCACACCGCCTCAGGCCACACCGCCTCAGGCCACACCGCCTCAGGCCACACCCCCTCAGGCAACACCGCCTCAGGCAACACCGCCTCAGGCCACACCGCCTCAGGCCACACCGCCTCAGGCCACACCGCCTCAGGCCACACCGCCTCAGGCCACACCGCCTCAGGCCACACCGCCTCAGGCCACACCGCCTCAGGCCACACCGCCTCAGGCCACACCGCCTCAGGCCACACCGCCTCAGGCCACACCCCCTCAGGCCACACCGCCTCAGGCCACACCGCCTCAGGCCACACCGCCTCAGGCCACACCGCCTCAGGCCACACGACATAAAAGGCCTAGAAAACAAATAATCTACCAGGAGATAATGGATGGCTGTGGGTAAAATTCGAATAAAGAGGTTAAGCCCTCTTTAtttgactcccccccccccctcatcaaaaaaaaaagaaacttatgttattttatttcacagcGATAAGAATGAAAACTGTTAACTTAGTTAAAcctttcagtcacactttgtcaTTTTCTTAAGATAATGTATCTTCGATGTGTAAactcttagctctcggtatacggcattttataagagtaatttcgtggaaattaaaggaagtcgatgaacgtaaatgtgACACGAAGATAGGCAACCCACGTGAAGCAATATAAACCCGTACCTATATgatcactttcgtaaacattaggggacatatcaaaccaattggtgtgccaaatgaaactttatgataatgaaactacTCTGGAGTATACGATCCAATAGCAACTAATTGGTCTGCAATGTAATGAATTGTCACACTGTAACGGAATGCAGATCGACAAGTATGCAATGCAACATTCATTTGTCTACTGACCGATGTCTCATTCCATGCAGATCATCTTTGTTTGCATTTTCTCTTTCTTCTTGTGTATTTGCTGAACGTGTTTGCGATAATCGATTCCGTTCAATTTAATTTCGTTCTTCGCGTTGCTCTGCAGTTCGATTAGATCGAAAATTCGTTTGGTTTGTAGCACTGCAAGTTCTGCGATCTGAATTGCTCCGTTTTATTTGCGGCATCGCAATGCGATTAAAATGTGTCCATTCAATTCAGTTGTTTCAATTGAAACACAGTGAGCGTTGCGaagaatttaaattcaaataaaaatggaCTATTGATTCACTTTATTGATACTGTATAAACGTTTGTCTCCTCAAAACTCACCGTATTTCGTAAGTAAACTCTAACTTTGTGTTAAATAAAATGAAACCTAATAAATTGCAAGAAACGATTGCGATGAACTAATAACAGGATCACAATTCAACTTTAGATCGCGAAGAATAAAAGTAAATGcagatgtattttttattttaatttaggctGGAATGTTTTCATTCATATTTTTTCCTAATATAttccagatttattttttaattggaaacattcatttttattttcaatcccGAGAGAAAATCgaaccaaaacaaaaaaagaaaaagaatgaACCAAATATGTCGTTCCTGACATCAGTTATAATCGATAtagcattaaaaaattatgatttttgcaGTTTGTCCAAATCTTCTGACTTTCCTTTTTTCCCGAAAATATTTGCTGGACTATATCggataaaagaaaatataattacataCATCCATCGTTCGAAACGTGAGTTATGGTCTTAAGTTCATACAAGAATCTCatagaaaaaaagaaatatcaGTTATCCACTAATATGCCAATTTTACgggaaattttcaaatttttttcataaaaacctTATTCGGACTATTtcggaaattaatttaaaaaatccaaaTCTGTTCAGCCGTTCTCAATGATGCGCTTACCAACgaacagcatttaatttttatttatacagataTAAAAATAAGCGTCTagattatgttaaattgattGAAGTTTTACAACCAACGCGAAATTTGTcgttgtagcaaaattatttaattgaaattattggAGTTATAAACACCCCCcgaaatatatacaaaataaaggtgttaccaacagttattttaataaaataattttgctaaagcGACAAAAATTACGGTGTAGGTAGAAATTCGTTCAGTTAAATATAACTCAGATGCCAAGTGTTCATCTGAAACACTTCCTATatcatctatataaataaaaatttgaattttcgtTCGTTCAATATCTTAAATcttcgaaagttcttcaccgattgatttgaaattttaacacaatGTTTCATTCGAaagcgcgtgtttttatatacctatgtcacacatatgacaggtaaaaagatgagttattaatatatatatatatatatatatatatatatatatatatatataataatatatatatatatatatatataataatatataataatatatatatatataataaaaacaaagattttttttatattttctatgtTAATAGTGTGACATATATAGAGGTAGGCCTATATATAGTTATAGGTATGTAGAAGAGAGAGATGGATATAGAGCGATAGAGATAGAGAAAAAAAACTGAGGCATTGAATCGCATGCCGGCCATTAGCAAGGTTACAATAAAATCTtattcagccccaacttcaaaaaACCAGCCTGGGAAGTACTTTATGCTATGTCATATAGGTAGATGGTTACCGAAGATTTATCTCTAAAATTCTCTCTCATCCTGTCTCATGTAAGTTGCCTCGATATTTGACAGTTTTGTTAAGTAGAACCAGTTGTAACTATTTCCCCatctgtcacttgcaaagcaacacacaTTTACTAACTAGCAATGGGGAATCATAtgcagttgtttacaaacacggttTACGACAGAAAAACAGGGGCTGAAATATACGTATATAATTTGTACTACTTTTGTGAGAATTgtcaaatttgattttaaaaaattacgtgaTAGAGGCTATATACACGAACTGGAAGCATTCTGCGTCGATTTCCCCAGCGCGCGGCGTTGTGTGTGTTCGTCAACTCGTCTGGGAAGCCAAGCTAAATGCAGGTCAGCTGGTGTGTAGCTGCGTTATAATTTCATTTGGAGAGATGGTATAGGCACAACTGTTTATTCGCatcgcaaaaataaaataaaaaaataatccgtATAAATTCACGTTTATTAAGGGGGATTAGACCTCGCcattttgcaatttcaaatattttgataccgcttgaaATAAATCTtccgtacatatttttttttttttttggatcaatATGGCAAAGGACTTAGctctggctacttgttgaagtcgacTCTTTTGAATTGGTGCCATTGTCACGACAGCTGTAGTCGTCCGCGTGAAATAATGAATTCTTTACTCGCGGCGCTttcagactagagcctgttagttaATATGGGGTTGCAACAAGCTATACAAGGTttgggagatattatttatgccttgaaatgccaaaaaaaaatgggacgaatagttataaattatgattatatcaaaaatatagaaaaatcaAAGATGGATCATTAGATCTCTCGCCCTCCCGCCAATGGATCCGGGTCCATGCAATGGAAGGGGGCAGGTACGTATTGGTTTTaatttcgcaagtgggaaacacggcggacgttgccgtgagtcaGTGGGTTTTCTCGGTGTACCTCAGTTTACTCCTACTCTTTTCATTCCAGCAATGCTCCTTTAGCATCTCGTCACCTTCCGTCGTTTCTAATGAGCTCGTTGTCGACGAAACTTTTAGCTCTATCCATTTTCTTTCCGATGACGGCGGGAAGTTAAAATCGGAATTATTGATTCACTGGTACTAATAATGTTTTCATGATTGGATGCAATTATGCTATTACTAACCAACCACATGAccatttttcttctacagacatttTTACATAGCCACACGAATTAAATGTCACAAACGGCCACATAATTGGAcagtaaacatatatatatatatgtatatttttgcatatcgatttgttataaaattaatttactagtatcaatatttttttccaaatacttaaAACCCTGAATTTGTCAATAGGTTCATCATTGCGTAAATGGATCCAATTTATCCGTGTTATTCGAAAATAATTACTACAATCTGAATGGTGGGATGTATAAGATAATTTCTTACTGTACTCATAATTTCTGTAAGGGTTGTATCTATATACCTACCCTAGTTTCGTCACCACTAACAATACCATCCACTcatcaataaaaaatagtttatcttctaaaaatatttgcaatacaaagaaaaatttagttttatatgTTTGTATAAAAGGTGAAGTACATATTAAGGCTCTCAAATGACAAATTACAGACCGAAATGGGAGTTTACTTCCACGCGTAACTTTGTCAAATCTGTCGATGAAATATCGGTCGTGGACGCTTCATCCAGCTTTCTTGAAGTGTCACAAGACGAATTAGCTTCATTAGAGTTAGTCTCCATTTTCAggcctttaaattttattttttattttaataacgtaaatattttttccaagttcattgaaaaaaaaaaagtatctgttTTTAATCGTAATGAGTGTTGCCTGTACAATCAAATTTGCactggttaaaatttaaaaatttaagacatacttttttttttagaaaaaaaacgcTGTTTTTAATTGTAATGAGTGTTGCCTGTACAAACAAATTTAcacttgttaaaaattttaaaaatttaaacataccTCTTTTTTTTCCAGAGATGTCTTCAAGCGACCAGGCGGCAGCTACTCCATTCGGCGCAAACGTAGGCTCTGGCGTCGATCCCGGGAGGTACTTGTCGGCGTAAGCTGTGCTATTATTGTTAACGTAACTGTGCAAGAGTGCTGTGTTCGcgagataacttaaaaaaaaaagttatcggTTTACATCGCGTGATTTCATCCCCAAATTACAAAAGGTGGGTAGTTAATTAACTAACGCGCCAGCTTGAAAACAATGCTCTCCGATCCCGCGTCCCGAAACGTCCACAGAAAGCCCTTGAACCTCATTTTATGGAGGGGATCGCCGTCGGTGTTTTCAGGGTGATGGATTTTCCGGCtcgaaacagatttttttttgcaatacggCTCTGTTTTTAAAGGGTTTGTAAAGTTTTGCTGtttttttggaggggggtggGAGGATATGGGAgaggactttaaaaaaaaaaaaagatggaagcAAGCCTCGCCCTTAAATAGggggtgggaaaaaaattaatgtgtgtgtTACCCGGTCAGCACGATAGCGCACCGCTCGACTGCCGCTTGGAATCAGCTCAGCTGGGGCTCCCGCCCAGCCTGTTCCCCGTGGCGCGTGCGCAGGTGCCCCGGCTGGCGGTCCCGAGCTCGGCCGAAGCGCGGCGGAAACTGCCGATCCCCcgtccgggggggagggggggacacaGGGCGCGACGGCTGGCGGCTCGTAGCGGCCGCGGAGGCAACTAGGACGTCAGCGGTTAATTACATTAGCCCGCTCCGCGGTCTAAACTTGATATTTCAATCGCGCGTTAGTGACCGCCCGGGGGCCTAGGGGAGGCGCGCTTCCGAAGCCATCTGTTGCAGGGTCGTAGCAACCATTACATCACTTATTATGAATAGGTTATCtttataactgttttttttattgttacataaaaatttcatgGAGTAGTGGACTTCAGAACGCCACCGTTTGCAAATGGAAATACATGTTATGATTTGGCTTGAGAaagaaaacgtaatttttttgtatttcggTTTTTATTTAATCGTTTTTAACTGTTCGATGATCTTattaaaacacctcataaatacataatgttattaaatacatgaagcacccatgtcaagtttgtatgaaagacgtGCTTACAGTAACACTTATGCAAACCGGCATTGGATGTTAACTGCTTGGGGAATAATATTCTGACCCTTTTGTGTATGAGACAAGTCGGGCTATGTTGAAGAAATAAATTGCTGTATCCCTCTAAGGATTTCAaaaatccttccaaaataatatctCTGTAACTTTGTGTATCTAGGTTGTTAtatttttcttattctgtcttcggttcggttttatttttttaatccaggAAAGGAGGGGTCCGGTCCCCAAGGatacaaaccaccccccccccccccctcattaacCATTCCCGGCAGCATCTCTGCTACAGGGCTGTACTTACAAGCGTGGTAAATATTTGTACTTCGCACATTATGACACAGTATAAATACTTATAATTACTTCGAAGTCAATAGCATATTAAATAATGGATCAAATCTGCCAAAATGTTAAAGAACCTCgaaaacaaagtaatttttttttaataactacaaCGTCAAGataccaaaaactactggactatttttttttttttaattgatttcttCAGATCTTTACATCTGCTCAATACCGGTTTTCAGACGGCACGGTAAGTCGAGGCGTAGCGTAGCGATAAAAAAAAAGCGTACCTAACAATCGGGAAGACTGGTGTAGAAGCATTGCTATTTGGTGTCATATTTGTTCCACTTGCACTTCTATGGCATCACCGAGCATCAAGGTGCGGCGAGGTCTTGTggctgcggatacgtcaattgcACATTACACACAGAGTTTCTGAATCCTCTTTACAGTCCTAAAAACTGAATTTTCCgcattgttataaaataaaaaacattacacATTATAAGTAACTTACCGAAAACACACAGAAGCAGCagccgtgtgcccgatgggataatatttgatcctcatttgtgatgaattaccaaaaactgTGATACAACTGattttcatttataaataaaagcctaaacaccaattttCATATTTCTAGATTCAAAAATGACAAACTACAATTCAAACTTTCATCACCTATTTAACacccttaggggatgaattttcaaaaatcatttcttactgctcacctacgttatatgAGGAACTCCCGTGCAAGATTTCATGCTGTTTCAGCTGTGCTATCAAACTGAAAAGAGAGCCCATCAGAATAAAGCTGGTGTACTTCAGCCACTGTCGATAGGGCAAGCCATTCGATATAAATTCCTGGGGCCGTTTCTTAAAACCACCAAAGGAAATAAGTACGTCACAGCATGCATTGATTGTGCCACAAGGTGGGCTGAGACAAAAGCATTACCATGAGTAACTACAGAGGAGGTTACCAGATCTATAttagaaagaaatatatttagaCATACTGCATATATGTAGACTCTCTCAGTCGGATAGCTCACCATTAAGCGCACAACACCCGGTACAGACAGCTTCAAACGGACAGCCTATTTCGGTACTGGATGCGGCCACAGCACTGAACCATCCTTCGCGCCACTTGGCCGAAGAAATGCCTACTTTTTCTGCTAAATCAAATGAAAACCC
Proteins encoded:
- the LOC134543328 gene encoding uncharacterized protein LOC134543328 isoform X1, whose protein sequence is MQSKRVRGGGDECPSEQGSMLGSHLARDHPAPRRSLAPGVGVARRLTSGRRRRQADHQEWMRAEMSSSDQAAATPFGANVGSGVDPGRYLSACTTPVSRHAQAPSPATAAPIHNEH